In Blastopirellula sp. J2-11, a single genomic region encodes these proteins:
- a CDS encoding DUF1559 domain-containing protein, whose amino-acid sequence MPSRPRRKLLGFTLVELLVVIAIIGVLIALLLPAVQQAREAARRMQCSNQLKQIGLAMHNYHDTFGKFPAGAMHIGNGLPWLVKILPFIEQGSLYEQFNMKASGWSGNNNAGKNSVEAYFCPSFDERTAQYADPGVLTTHYYGVAGPKGTNAANGAAYRYDENPTDEPDFYGGYALQGVLGLYEKMGHIGFRDITDGTSNTLMVGEISWKGVEAHYRPWYRGGNGGIVRSATGGFKNIDAGINVPIGQWMSTSFGSNHPGGALFVSCDGSVSFYSETIDIATYKAAASRDGGEVLSE is encoded by the coding sequence ATGCCTAGCCGCCCCCGTCGTAAGCTTCTCGGATTCACGTTGGTCGAATTGCTGGTGGTGATCGCCATTATCGGCGTTTTGATTGCGCTGCTGTTGCCGGCGGTTCAGCAGGCCCGCGAGGCCGCTCGACGGATGCAATGCAGCAACCAACTCAAGCAAATCGGCTTGGCGATGCACAACTATCACGACACGTTTGGAAAGTTTCCCGCCGGCGCAATGCACATTGGCAACGGCCTGCCGTGGTTGGTGAAGATCTTGCCGTTTATTGAGCAAGGTTCTCTCTACGAGCAATTCAACATGAAAGCCTCGGGCTGGAGCGGAAATAACAACGCCGGAAAGAATTCGGTTGAAGCCTATTTTTGCCCCAGCTTTGACGAACGCACGGCGCAATATGCGGATCCCGGCGTGTTGACGACGCACTACTACGGCGTGGCCGGCCCCAAGGGAACCAACGCCGCTAACGGCGCCGCCTATCGCTATGACGAGAATCCGACTGACGAGCCCGATTTTTACGGCGGCTACGCGTTGCAAGGCGTTCTGGGGCTTTATGAAAAGATGGGACATATCGGCTTTCGAGACATCACCGACGGAACTTCGAATACGCTGATGGTGGGCGAGATCTCGTGGAAAGGGGTCGAAGCCCACTATCGCCCCTGGTACCGCGGCGGGAATGGCGGCATCGTCCGCTCGGCGACCGGCGGTTTCAAGAACATTGATGCCGGCATCAATGTTCCCATCGGCCAATGGATGAGCACCAGCTTCGGCAGCAATCACCCCGGCGGCGCCCTCTTCGTGAGTTGCGATGGCTCGGTCAGCTTTTATAGCGAAACGATCGACATCGCGACGTACAAAGCGGCCGCTAGTCGTGACGGCGGCGAGGTGCTTTCGGAATAA
- the guaA gene encoding glutamine-hydrolyzing GMP synthase: protein MTAPAPDHNSDASRISDEKILVLDFGSQYAQLIARRVREQNVYCEIVRHDISVERIAAHNPRGIILSGGPSSVYEEGAPQCDPGLFAMGIPVLGICYGMQLICQAFGGQVKNTSQREYGHAKISITPNEDLFGGLPSETDVWMSHGDQVTNVTESFESLASTSTCPIAAMRHKELPLYAMQFHPEVTHTPLGFQILRNFVISVCQCEGRWKLHDFAQQTIAEIRERVGGNRVICGLSGGVDSAVVAALLYQAIGPQLSCILVDNGLLRKQEAESVIAEFTKHFKTDLHVVAAKDDFLKELAGITEPQEKRRRIGYQFVECFKAEARKIKDAKFLAQGTLYPDVIESGAALDGPAATIKLHHNVGGLPKELGFELIEPLRDLFKDEVRKLGLELGLPEDLVWRHPFPGPGLAVRCLSDVTEEKLSVLREADSIVVSEIKAAGLYRQTSQAFAVLLPVQSVGVMGDARTYENAVAVRCVNTDDFMTATWSYLPYEVLARISTRIINEVKGVNRVCYDISTKPPATIEWE from the coding sequence ATGACGGCTCCTGCGCCTGATCACAACTCTGACGCCTCTCGCATCTCTGACGAAAAGATACTCGTCCTCGACTTTGGTTCGCAGTACGCCCAGCTAATTGCTCGCCGCGTACGAGAGCAAAACGTCTATTGCGAAATCGTGCGGCATGACATCTCGGTCGAGCGGATCGCGGCGCATAACCCGCGCGGCATCATTCTCTCTGGCGGGCCCTCCAGCGTTTATGAAGAAGGAGCGCCGCAGTGCGATCCGGGGCTGTTTGCGATGGGGATTCCGGTGCTCGGCATCTGCTACGGCATGCAACTGATCTGCCAGGCGTTCGGCGGTCAGGTGAAAAACACGTCGCAACGTGAATATGGTCACGCCAAGATCAGCATTACTCCGAATGAGGACCTGTTTGGCGGTTTGCCCAGCGAGACCGACGTTTGGATGAGTCACGGCGATCAGGTCACCAATGTGACCGAATCGTTTGAATCGTTGGCCAGCACGTCGACCTGTCCGATCGCCGCGATGCGACACAAAGAACTGCCGCTCTACGCGATGCAGTTTCATCCGGAAGTGACCCACACGCCGCTGGGATTCCAGATTCTCCGCAACTTTGTCATTTCGGTTTGCCAGTGCGAAGGTCGTTGGAAGCTGCACGACTTCGCCCAGCAGACGATCGCCGAAATTCGCGAGCGTGTCGGCGGCAATCGCGTGATTTGCGGCCTCTCTGGCGGCGTTGATTCGGCCGTGGTCGCTGCCCTGCTCTATCAAGCGATTGGCCCGCAATTGTCCTGTATCTTGGTCGATAACGGCTTGTTGCGGAAGCAAGAGGCCGAGTCGGTAATCGCCGAGTTTACGAAGCATTTTAAGACCGACTTGCATGTGGTCGCCGCCAAAGACGATTTCCTGAAAGAACTGGCCGGGATCACCGAGCCGCAGGAGAAACGTCGCCGCATCGGCTACCAGTTTGTCGAATGTTTCAAGGCCGAAGCGCGCAAGATCAAAGACGCCAAGTTTCTGGCGCAAGGGACTCTCTATCCCGACGTGATTGAAAGCGGCGCCGCGCTCGACGGCCCGGCGGCGACGATCAAGTTGCACCATAATGTCGGCGGATTGCCGAAAGAGCTCGGCTTTGAGCTGATCGAGCCGCTGCGTGATTTGTTCAAAGACGAAGTTCGCAAGCTGGGGCTGGAATTGGGGCTGCCGGAAGATCTGGTCTGGCGACATCCGTTCCCCGGTCCCGGTCTGGCGGTTCGCTGCTTGAGCGACGTGACCGAAGAAAAATTGTCCGTGCTGCGTGAGGCCGACTCGATCGTCGTCAGCGAGATCAAAGCAGCCGGCCTGTATCGTCAAACGTCGCAAGCGTTCGCCGTGTTATTGCCGGTGCAAAGCGTCGGCGTGATGGGCGACGCACGCACCTACGAAAATGCGGTCGCCGTCCGTTGCGTCAACACCGACGACTTTATGACCGCTACCTGGAGCTACCTGCCGTACGAAGTGCTGGCGCGGATTTCGACGCGAATCATCAACGAAGTCAAAGGGGTCAACCGCGTCTGTTACGACATCAGTACGAAACCGCCGGCGACGATCGAGTGGGAATAA
- a CDS encoding DUF1559 domain-containing protein — MRISTNRFGFTLVELLVVIAIIGVLIALLLPAVQQAREAARRMQCSNGLKQQGLALHTYHDTFGSFPPGELTLSRISWQALILPMLEQSALHDKLSDEGAFTARNTTDFPLWHNNPAIISDGTTPLAKTVISAYVCPSDPSGDLNERLKSTDTTYPGTYAKSNYVGAYTAALYNSAGAKTDDVKATFYENSNVKFRDIIDGTSNTLIVVERAAAAPYDGSMWIGWHKLTGPVTDSHEYMIRVRINRKSNDTDYAINGILRQAASSLHPGGAQFLFGDGSAHFLSETIDVQTYSALGTLNGGEVVGAY, encoded by the coding sequence ATGCGTATCAGCACTAATCGTTTCGGATTTACGTTAGTCGAACTTCTGGTGGTGATCGCCATCATTGGAGTTTTAATCGCGCTGCTGCTTCCTGCGGTGCAACAAGCGCGCGAAGCAGCTCGGCGAATGCAATGCAGCAATGGCCTGAAACAACAGGGACTGGCGCTGCACACCTACCACGACACCTTCGGTTCGTTTCCGCCGGGAGAGCTGACGCTCAGCCGCATCAGCTGGCAAGCGCTAATTTTGCCGATGCTGGAACAAAGCGCACTGCATGACAAGTTGAGCGACGAGGGGGCCTTCACTGCAAGAAACACGACCGACTTTCCGCTGTGGCACAACAACCCAGCGATTATCTCGGACGGTACGACCCCATTGGCCAAAACCGTGATTTCTGCTTACGTCTGCCCGTCTGATCCATCCGGCGATCTGAACGAACGTCTCAAATCGACCGACACGACCTACCCTGGAACCTACGCCAAATCGAACTATGTCGGCGCCTATACGGCAGCACTTTACAATAGTGCAGGCGCCAAAACAGACGACGTCAAAGCGACATTCTACGAAAACTCAAACGTCAAATTCCGCGACATCATCGATGGAACCAGCAATACGCTGATTGTCGTTGAGCGAGCGGCCGCCGCCCCGTATGACGGCTCCATGTGGATCGGATGGCACAAATTGACGGGCCCCGTTACCGATAGTCATGAGTATATGATTCGCGTGCGGATCAATCGTAAATCCAACGACACCGACTATGCGATCAACGGGATTCTTCGGCAAGCGGCCAGTAGTCTACACCCGGGCGGCGCTCAATTTTTGTTCGGGGACGGCTCAGCTCACTTTCTTAGCGAGACAATCGATGTCCAGACCTATTCCGCGCTAGGCACCCTGAATGGAGGAGAAGTCGTCGGCGCCTATTAG
- a CDS encoding NAD(P)H-hydrate epimerase, with product MPKPTSFPQITRQQVRAVDQIAIEQFGVPGVVLMENAALGCVDILAARSAQCVRICCGKGNNGGDGLAMARHLELLGIPTQTLLFCPAGEITGDAAIQLNILQKSGLPLEIIPANVTDEALDRLLLDADWIVDALLGTGIKGNPRAPMDRVIRAINRSKAQRMAVDLPSGLDCDAGTPGDPTVQATVTVTFVAPKIGFATETAKPYLGEVVTVGIGAPRQAIEQAMREGL from the coding sequence ATGCCCAAACCTACCAGTTTTCCGCAAATCACTCGGCAGCAGGTCCGCGCCGTCGACCAGATCGCGATCGAGCAATTCGGCGTCCCCGGCGTCGTTCTTATGGAAAATGCAGCTTTGGGGTGCGTTGATATTCTAGCCGCGCGCTCGGCCCAATGCGTCCGAATCTGCTGTGGAAAAGGGAATAACGGCGGCGACGGGCTGGCGATGGCCCGGCACTTAGAACTGTTGGGGATACCAACCCAGACGCTGCTCTTCTGCCCGGCAGGGGAAATCACCGGCGACGCGGCGATCCAATTAAACATCCTGCAGAAGAGCGGACTGCCGCTAGAGATCATCCCCGCCAACGTGACGGACGAGGCGCTCGATCGGTTGTTGCTCGACGCCGATTGGATTGTCGACGCACTGCTAGGAACCGGAATCAAGGGAAACCCGCGTGCCCCCATGGATCGCGTGATCCGTGCGATCAATCGCAGCAAAGCCCAACGCATGGCGGTCGACCTGCCCAGCGGACTCGACTGCGACGCCGGCACACCGGGCGATCCGACAGTCCAAGCGACAGTAACGGTGACATTCGTAGCGCCCAAGATCGGCTTCGCAACGGAAACTGCGAAACCTTACCTGGGAGAAGTGGTCACGGTTGGTATTGGCGCGCCGCGTCAGGCGATTGAGCAAGCGATGAGAGAGGGACTTTGA
- a CDS encoding carboxypeptidase-like regulatory domain-containing protein, with the protein MHRCRSIMLFLGIVLCSLSGCWQSGGMILGEVTGTVTLDGKPLPDAMVSYYPEVGGRSAHGVTDAAGRYQLRYTGSKDGAPVGAHRVKVEVGVQSGEGPPKKTAKIPPLPSKYNSESELTADVQRGSNTIDFTLHSN; encoded by the coding sequence ATGCATCGTTGTCGTTCAATCATGCTGTTCCTAGGAATCGTCCTTTGCTCTCTGTCTGGCTGCTGGCAAAGTGGAGGAATGATTTTGGGAGAAGTAACCGGAACCGTCACCCTGGACGGAAAACCGCTGCCAGACGCGATGGTGAGTTACTATCCCGAAGTAGGCGGCAGATCGGCTCACGGAGTTACCGACGCCGCTGGCCGATATCAACTTCGTTATACCGGCAGCAAGGATGGAGCCCCGGTCGGCGCTCATCGCGTCAAAGTTGAAGTTGGGGTGCAGTCGGGAGAAGGACCGCCGAAGAAGACCGCCAAGATTCCGCCGCTGCCGTCCAAGTACAACAGTGAATCGGAGCTCACCGCTGACGTGCAGCGAGGCTCCAACACGATCGACTTTACGCTTCACTCCAACTAA
- the surE gene encoding 5'/3'-nucleotidase SurE yields MEILLTNDDGIYAPGLAAMERQLQKLGNVTVVAPATEQSGVGHSITFLSPLVCKEAYDGDRLRGYAVEGSPADCVKIGVFEFCKKRPDLIVSGINGGLNAGINVLYSGTVAAAIEGAFFGITSVAVSLEWDENPQFDVAALKGREIIEKILAQKGEPAQLFNLNFPTAALRKKSIVQVVPMGLARYGEHFIKRKDPRGRDYYWSTGDPKPEHGSEETDLSALEKGDITLTPLHFNLTESAYLDRMKSWDLQIAD; encoded by the coding sequence ATGGAAATCTTGCTGACGAACGATGACGGAATTTACGCCCCCGGATTGGCCGCGATGGAGCGCCAACTGCAAAAACTGGGAAATGTCACCGTGGTTGCTCCCGCGACTGAACAAAGCGGCGTCGGGCACTCCATTACTTTTCTCAGCCCCCTGGTCTGCAAAGAAGCGTACGACGGCGATCGGCTCCGCGGTTACGCCGTCGAAGGGAGCCCGGCCGACTGCGTCAAGATTGGCGTTTTCGAGTTTTGCAAAAAACGCCCTGATTTGATCGTCAGCGGCATCAACGGCGGGCTAAACGCCGGGATCAACGTTCTCTACTCCGGCACAGTCGCCGCCGCGATCGAAGGCGCCTTCTTTGGCATCACCAGCGTCGCGGTCTCGCTGGAATGGGACGAAAACCCGCAGTTTGACGTCGCCGCACTCAAAGGACGCGAGATCATCGAGAAGATTCTGGCTCAAAAAGGAGAGCCGGCGCAGCTGTTCAACCTTAATTTTCCGACCGCCGCGCTGCGGAAAAAATCGATTGTGCAGGTCGTACCGATGGGTCTGGCCCGCTACGGCGAACATTTTATCAAGCGAAAAGACCCCCGCGGCCGCGACTATTACTGGTCGACCGGCGATCCCAAACCAGAGCACGGCTCGGAAGAAACTGATCTTTCGGCGCTCGAGAAGGGGGACATCACCCTCACTCCGCTCCACTTTAATTTGACCGAGAGTGCTTATCTTGACCGAATGAAGTCTTGGGATTTGCAAATCGCTGACTAG
- a CDS encoding DNA integrity scanning protein DisA nucleotide-binding domain protein, producing the protein MKQQKFTKQFAEFLRIGAALVKQAEADALLIFAEGVCEWDQIKAGVGDTKTIIAADNEEALEGAKEAGLMPIVVELDESPILEKLTHALVESVADDIIATGASVVALYSGFDESRLDTISLVRLSEHLGRLTSRDLRRLETSVPLETLKHVIDLAVDIGREGREGKPVGTMFVVGDHRKVLHHSVASGFDPIKGYNRKERSIFDGRVREGIKEIAQLDGAFIINADGVVEAACRLVDVSSASVTLSKGLGARHWAGAAISKKTKSIAIVVSESNGTVRVFQNGEVMLRIEPFRRAMKWKDLDFDNAGE; encoded by the coding sequence ATGAAGCAACAGAAATTCACCAAGCAATTCGCAGAGTTTCTCCGGATCGGCGCTGCGCTGGTGAAGCAAGCCGAAGCCGACGCATTGCTCATTTTCGCAGAGGGCGTTTGCGAATGGGATCAAATCAAAGCCGGCGTCGGCGATACCAAGACGATTATCGCCGCCGATAACGAGGAGGCCCTCGAAGGCGCCAAAGAAGCAGGCCTGATGCCGATCGTCGTCGAATTGGACGAAAGTCCGATTCTGGAAAAGCTGACCCACGCGCTGGTTGAATCGGTCGCCGACGATATTATCGCGACAGGCGCGTCGGTCGTGGCGCTCTACAGCGGGTTCGACGAGTCGCGGTTGGACACGATCAGCCTGGTTCGTCTGTCTGAGCATCTCGGCCGCCTGACTTCGCGCGATCTCCGCCGCTTGGAGACCAGCGTGCCGCTGGAGACGCTCAAGCATGTGATCGATCTGGCGGTCGACATCGGCCGCGAAGGCCGCGAGGGGAAACCGGTCGGCACCATGTTTGTGGTGGGCGACCATCGCAAAGTGCTGCATCACAGCGTTGCGAGCGGTTTCGATCCGATCAAAGGTTACAATCGCAAAGAACGCAGCATTTTTGACGGACGCGTCCGCGAGGGGATCAAAGAGATCGCCCAGTTGGACGGCGCATTTATCATCAACGCCGACGGCGTGGTCGAAGCGGCTTGCCGCTTGGTCGACGTCTCTTCCGCCAGCGTGACCCTTTCCAAAGGACTGGGCGCCCGACATTGGGCCGGCGCCGCAATTAGCAAAAAGACGAAGTCGATCGCGATCGTGGTCAGCGAATCGAACGGCACGGTTCGCGTCTTCCAGAACGGCGAAGTAATGCTTCGTATCGAGCCTTTCCGTCGTGCGATGAAGTGGAAGGATCTCGACTTCGACAACGCGGGAGAGTAA
- a CDS encoding PQQ-binding-like beta-propeller repeat protein, giving the protein MTFRNRLAAATWFALVSCSLAWAGDSWPSFRGPSGDGVSEATNVPLKWSEEENIAWKTPIEGKGWSSPVLANGKLWLTTAITTKATPEAYEEKLRGKPKFQQNTSELAASVQLRAIEIDYATGKIGKQVDLFYIDDPDPIHSTNSYASPTPVLAGDRLYCHFGTYGTCCVDTIKGELVWKNQLPLQHNVGPGSSPVLHDGVMILTCDGADQQYVCGLDANTGKQMWKTDRPPHRKEDGDMQKAYATPLIVTWEGRTMAIIPGAQWDCAYDPLSGEELWRVDHGDGFSNVPCPVFKDGVVYICTGFTRAELWAMSVNGHGDVTDSHVGWTMNKQVPTKPSPVVWKNLLFMVSDRGVATCVDTDNGETVWIERLGGNYSASPAIAEERIYFCNEDGKTIVVAPSREFKVLAENQIAGQIMASPLLLDGAIVLRTEGNLYRIGKK; this is encoded by the coding sequence ATGACCTTCCGAAATCGACTGGCCGCCGCGACATGGTTTGCGTTGGTCAGCTGTTCGCTTGCTTGGGCTGGAGATTCATGGCCGAGCTTTCGCGGCCCGTCAGGCGACGGCGTCAGCGAAGCGACCAACGTACCGCTGAAGTGGTCAGAAGAAGAAAACATCGCGTGGAAAACGCCGATCGAAGGGAAAGGATGGTCCTCGCCGGTTTTGGCCAACGGCAAGCTTTGGCTGACCACCGCGATCACGACGAAAGCTACGCCGGAAGCGTATGAGGAAAAGCTGCGTGGGAAACCGAAGTTTCAACAGAACACCAGCGAACTAGCGGCGTCGGTGCAATTGCGGGCGATTGAAATCGACTACGCTACCGGCAAGATTGGCAAGCAAGTCGATCTCTTTTACATCGACGATCCCGATCCGATTCATTCGACCAACAGCTACGCGTCGCCGACGCCTGTGCTCGCAGGGGATCGTTTGTATTGCCACTTTGGGACCTATGGCACTTGCTGCGTCGATACGATCAAAGGAGAGCTCGTCTGGAAGAATCAACTGCCGCTGCAACATAACGTGGGGCCCGGCAGTTCGCCGGTGCTGCATGACGGAGTGATGATCTTGACCTGTGACGGCGCCGACCAGCAGTACGTCTGCGGGCTCGACGCGAACACCGGCAAGCAAATGTGGAAGACCGATCGTCCCCCGCATCGCAAAGAAGATGGCGACATGCAAAAGGCGTACGCGACGCCGCTGATCGTCACTTGGGAAGGTCGCACGATGGCGATCATTCCCGGCGCTCAGTGGGACTGCGCCTACGATCCACTCTCGGGCGAAGAACTGTGGCGCGTCGATCACGGCGACGGATTCTCGAACGTGCCGTGTCCCGTCTTCAAAGATGGGGTTGTCTACATCTGCACCGGTTTCACCCGAGCCGAACTTTGGGCGATGAGCGTGAATGGCCACGGCGACGTGACCGATTCGCACGTTGGTTGGACGATGAACAAACAAGTGCCGACCAAGCCCTCTCCGGTAGTTTGGAAAAACTTGTTGTTCATGGTTTCGGACCGCGGCGTCGCAACCTGCGTTGATACCGATAACGGCGAAACCGTTTGGATCGAGCGACTGGGGGGCAACTATTCGGCCTCGCCGGCGATCGCCGAAGAGCGGATCTACTTTTGCAATGAAGACGGCAAAACGATCGTGGTCGCCCCGAGTCGCGAATTCAAAGTGCTTGCCGAAAACCAAATCGCCGGCCAAATCATGGCCTCGCCGCTGCTGCTAGACGGCGCGATTGTGCTGCGTACCGAAGGCAATCTGTATCGGATTGGGAAGAAGTAG
- a CDS encoding FmdB family zinc ribbon protein yields the protein MPLFEYVCTECNCEFETLVRGDESAACPQCGATKLEKAWSVPAAHTSGASQSLPMTAPPSSMGGCGAPQCGGGGCHLD from the coding sequence ATGCCGCTGTTTGAATACGTTTGCACCGAGTGTAATTGTGAGTTTGAGACGCTGGTCCGCGGCGACGAGTCGGCCGCGTGCCCCCAGTGCGGTGCGACTAAGCTCGAAAAAGCATGGAGCGTGCCGGCCGCGCATACCAGCGGAGCTTCGCAAAGCTTGCCGATGACGGCTCCGCCGAGTTCCATGGGCGGCTGCGGCGCTCCGCAGTGTGGCGGCGGCGGCTGCCATCTCGACTAG
- the ettA gene encoding energy-dependent translational throttle protein EttA, producing the protein MGKKHIFTIENLNKKFGQREILKEMWLAFYPGAKIGVLGRNGAGKSTILKIMAGIDKEFDGVAQLTPGFTVGYLSQEPQLNPEKDVYGNVEEAVAHRRDLLVRFNEISMKLGEPLEDDEMNALYEEMGKLQDEIEATNSWELDREIEIAMDAMNLPPGDADVSKLSGGERRRVALCQLLLKKPDLLLLDEPTNHLDAESILWLEHHLQAYHGTIVAITHDRYFLDNVAGWILEIEHGRSYPYEGNYSAWLEQKQKRLALEEKQSEARQKFLANELEWIRSSQKAKQSKGKARINAYEKLSAEQFEERNDEFEIQIPPGKHLGDLVIEAKNVTKAYGDNVLIDNLSFHLPAGGIIGVVGPNGAGKTTLFRMLTGQTEPDSGEFRIGTTVEMGYVDQSRDALDPEKTVFQEISGGHDTIVMGNRKVHSRGYVSRFNFRGPDQEKKVGVLSGGERNRVHLAALLRRGSNVLLLDEPTNDLDVDTLRALEEAIMNYAGCVVVVSHDRWFLDRLATHILAFEGDGYVHWCEGNFSTYEGQRKERLGINPDQPPRFKYKKLQH; encoded by the coding sequence ATGGGTAAAAAACATATCTTCACGATTGAGAATTTGAACAAAAAGTTCGGCCAGCGCGAGATCCTCAAAGAGATGTGGCTCGCTTTCTACCCCGGCGCCAAGATCGGCGTGCTGGGGCGGAACGGCGCCGGAAAGAGCACCATTCTCAAGATCATGGCAGGCATCGATAAGGAGTTTGATGGCGTTGCGCAGTTAACTCCCGGTTTTACGGTCGGTTATCTGTCGCAAGAGCCGCAACTCAATCCCGAAAAAGATGTGTATGGAAACGTCGAAGAGGCGGTCGCCCATCGACGGGACCTGCTCGTGCGGTTCAACGAAATCAGCATGAAGCTGGGAGAACCGCTCGAAGACGATGAGATGAACGCGCTCTACGAAGAGATGGGCAAATTGCAGGACGAGATCGAAGCGACCAACAGTTGGGAGCTTGATCGCGAGATTGAGATCGCGATGGACGCGATGAACCTGCCTCCCGGCGACGCTGACGTCTCCAAGCTCTCCGGCGGTGAGCGCCGCCGCGTCGCTCTCTGTCAGCTGCTGCTGAAAAAACCGGATCTGTTGCTGCTAGACGAACCGACCAACCATCTCGACGCCGAATCGATCTTGTGGCTCGAGCATCACCTGCAGGCCTATCACGGCACGATTGTCGCGATCACCCATGATCGCTACTTCCTGGACAATGTCGCCGGTTGGATTCTCGAAATCGAGCATGGCCGCAGCTATCCGTACGAAGGGAACTATTCGGCTTGGCTTGAGCAGAAGCAGAAACGACTGGCGCTGGAAGAAAAGCAGTCTGAGGCGCGTCAGAAATTTCTGGCTAACGAGTTGGAATGGATTCGCAGTTCGCAGAAAGCGAAGCAGTCGAAAGGTAAGGCGCGGATCAACGCCTACGAGAAACTGTCGGCCGAGCAATTTGAAGAACGCAACGACGAGTTCGAGATCCAGATCCCGCCGGGCAAGCACTTGGGCGATCTGGTTATCGAGGCCAAGAACGTCACCAAAGCGTATGGCGACAACGTCTTGATCGACAATCTCAGTTTTCATCTCCCGGCTGGCGGCATCATCGGCGTGGTTGGCCCCAACGGCGCCGGCAAGACCACCCTGTTCCGCATGTTGACCGGCCAGACCGAACCTGACTCCGGCGAATTCCGGATCGGTACGACGGTCGAGATGGGTTACGTCGATCAGTCGCGTGACGCGCTCGATCCCGAGAAGACAGTCTTTCAGGAAATCTCAGGCGGGCACGACACCATCGTGATGGGCAATCGCAAAGTTCATTCACGCGGGTACGTTTCGCGGTTTAACTTCCGCGGCCCGGACCAAGAGAAGAAGGTGGGCGTGCTCTCTGGCGGTGAGCGGAATCGCGTCCATTTGGCGGCGCTGTTGCGTCGTGGCTCGAATGTTCTACTGTTGGACGAACCGACGAATGACTTGGATGTCGACACGTTGCGAGCACTCGAAGAAGCGATCATGAACTATGCTGGATGCGTTGTGGTGGTTAGCCACGATCGTTGGTTCCTCGACCGTCTGGCGACCCATATCCTGGCGTTTGAGGGAGATGGGTACGTTCACTGGTGCGAAGGAAACTTCAGCACGTACGAAGGTCAGCGAAAAGAACGTCTCGGCATCAATCCTGATCAGCCGCCGCGATTCAAGTACAAAAAGCTGCAACATTAA
- a CDS encoding GNAT family N-acetyltransferase encodes MPAASSPAPFAGKVHVVDLHNDQHAAALMRLLEQYALDVMGGGKPLLVEVHDHLIERLKNFPTFVGLLAEENGQYVGLANGFYNFSTFSACPVINVHDLAVDPDHRGRGVGQALLDEMTRIAKQNDCSYLTLEVRYDNPARRLYRRCGFVGGDPQTDEMAFWKKRL; translated from the coding sequence ATGCCCGCTGCTTCATCTCCGGCGCCGTTCGCTGGCAAGGTCCATGTCGTTGACCTGCACAACGATCAGCACGCCGCCGCGCTGATGCGCCTGCTCGAGCAATACGCGCTCGACGTCATGGGGGGCGGCAAGCCGCTGCTGGTCGAAGTCCACGACCACCTGATCGAGCGTCTGAAAAACTTTCCCACCTTCGTCGGTCTCTTGGCCGAAGAGAATGGTCAATACGTCGGTCTGGCCAACGGCTTCTACAACTTCTCGACCTTCTCAGCTTGCCCGGTGATTAATGTCCATGACTTGGCGGTTGATCCCGACCATCGCGGGCGCGGCGTTGGCCAGGCTTTGCTCGACGAAATGACGCGCATCGCCAAACAGAATGACTGCTCGTATCTAACCTTAGAAGTCCGCTACGACAACCCGGCGCGGCGACTCTACCGGCGCTGCGGGTTTGTAGGGGGAGATCCGCAGACGGATGAGATGGCATTCTGGAAGAAGCGGCTCTAG